In Pyrus communis chromosome 8, drPyrComm1.1, whole genome shotgun sequence, one genomic interval encodes:
- the LOC137742289 gene encoding uncharacterized protein isoform X2, with translation MEPPSFVSKARTAFHSAAAKAERVLSDLKPDRDSDKESPRNSIDYAGYESPREEGESKGSKESKHLGWRPPNIGTKQDWQDRFRNIGLGKKGGEDTEKAEYSSMAVPFYDENMYLLNMKNDTEAKGAEMIPSVESLVSDNILIPPLSVMRQLAIAVEAGKKSKSLKDFLASSGSSSPVRERAGLSLSAVKSLMLREKDEKPSDFVNNEKVLALIRSLFDAEGNFLRWKIDSGSEAVTPASLPRDIHGAPPESLVVKLAEVIGSFRTLKKMTLFWCRVVVELRRLWSEEQYVPSIPLDEIPDLNSCLLYQRLQVMNCCVSRKRRHDIATEKLDLVIREASLHTEESALSKDNPAGPILYARLSTGELVLRLGASSPSGDLTMLETGEPVYSPVTQEGPLLTEDLIKENEEFVLRTGSVGAGCSQLLSDMQAFKAANPGCILEDFVRWHSPPDWTETEPSDEENDSFVGIDVLSTRGYLSSRMQKEGNLWREFWDTSKPVPAVKQAPLFDEDLAVEGILDGLEDISPSELFQQLFVSLLGLGFVIAEAKLSTSSDFSKLFYECKEYVVSSCQSSTWTEKVEELCQVYETVETMLLNPEEALRAMNQPDESTTPSGEPKRRFRRLTLNFGGKDKQLRKTASKDPKNSTSPGSQPFSSFFDNKSSLFSKKPPKPENTSPVEKPSNTVENDWTVV, from the exons ATGGAGCCGCCCTCCTTTGTATCCAAAGCGAGGACCGCCTTCCATTCCGCGGCGGCTAAAGCGGAGCGAGTTCTCTCTGACTTAAAGCCCGATCGAG ATTCTGACAAGGAATCGCCGAGGAATTCGATCGATTACGCAGGTTACGAATCGCCGAGGGAGGAGGGAGAGTCCAAG GGCTCGAAAGAATCGAAGCATCTTGGGTGGAGACCACCGAACATAGGGACAAAGCAAGATTGGCAGGATAGATTTAGGAACATTGGACTAGGGAAGAAAGGAGGTGAAGATACTGAGAAGGCTGAGTATTCTTCCATGGCAGTCCCGTTTTATGATGAAAATATGTATTTGCTGAACATGAAAAACGATACTGAAGCAAAG GGGGCAGAGATGATTCCATCAGTTGAAAGCTTAGTCTCAGACAACATTCTGATTCCTCCGTTATCTGTTATGAGACAATTGGCTATAGCTGTTGA GGCTGGAAAGAAGTCCAAGTCATTGAAAGATTTTTTGGCGTCATCAGGGAGTTCCTCACCTGTCAGGGAGAGAGCGGGTCTGAGTCTATCTGCAGTGAAGTCATTAATGCTTCGTGAAAAGGATGAAAAGCCATCTGATTTTGTTAATAACGAGAAGGTCCTAGCGTTGATTCGGTCTCTATTTGATGCAG AGGGGAATTTTCTGAGATGGAAGATTGATTCTGGTTCAGAGGCAGTTACCCCAGCATCTTTGCCTAGAGATATTCATGGTGCTCCTCCTGAAAGCCTTGTTGTTAAGTTAGCTGAAGTCATTGGGAGCTTCAGAACCCTCAAGAAAATGACTCTGTTTTGGTGCAGAGTTGTTGTTGAA CTGAGAAGACTTTGGTCTGAAGAACAATATGTGCCTAGCATCCCCTTGGATGAGATTCCAGATCTGAATTCCTGTCTTTTGTACCAGCGGTTGCAAGTGATGAACTGTTGTGTTTCTAGGAAAAGGCGTCATGATATCGCCACTGAAAAATTAGACCTTGTAATAAGGGAAGCTAGTCTACATACAGAAGAATCCGCTCTTTCCAAAGACAATCCTGCAGGCCCTATTTTGTATGCTAGATTAAGCACTGGGGAACTTGTCCTCCGACTAGGTGCTAGTAGCCCATCCGGCGACCTAACAATGTTGGAAACTGGTGAACCTGTGTACTCCCCTGTGACCCAG GAAGGACCTTTGCTTACTGAAGATCTTATCAAAGAAAATGAGGAGTTTGTGCTTCGAACAGGAAG TGTTGGTGCTGGATGTTCTCAACTCCTCTCTGACATGCAGGCTTTCAAG GCTGCAAATCCTGGTTGTATTTTGGAAGACTTTGTGAGATGGCACTCCCCTCCTGACTGGACAGAGACTGAGCCAAGTGATGAGGAAAATGACTCTTTTGTTGGTATTGACGTATTGTCCACACGGGGCTATCTCAGTAGCCGAATGCAAAAAGAAG GCAATTTGTGGCGTGAGTTTTGGGATACATCCAAACCAGTTCCAGCAGTTAAACAAGCACCCCTCTTTGATGAGGATTTAGCAGT GGAAGGTATCCTGGATGGTTTAGAGGACATATCACCTTCCGAGCTTTTTCAGCAGCTGTTTGTTTCTTTG CTTGGTTTAGGATTTGTAATTGCTGAGGCTAAACTGTCCACGAGCAGTGATTTTTCGAAGCTGTTTTATGAATGCAAGGAATATGTTGTTTCCTCTTGTCAAAGCAGCACCTGGACTGAGAAGGTTGAAGAGCTTTGCCAG GTATATGAAACAGTGGAGACTATGTTACTCAATCCAGAGGAAGCATTAAGAGCAATGAATCAGCCAGACGAATCGACAACCCCTTCTGGCGAACCAAAACGGCGGTTTAGGAGGCTTACCCTCAACTTTGGTGGCAAAGACAAGCAGTTGAGAAAAACTGCATCAAAGGACCCGAAAAACTCAACAAGCCCCGGTAGCCAACCGTTTTCGAGTTTCTTCGACAACAAGTCATCATTATTTTCCAAAAAGCCTCCCAAGCCGGAAAATACATCTCCTGTTGAAAAACCTTCGAATACAGTTGAAAATGATTGGACAgttgtttaa
- the LOC137742289 gene encoding uncharacterized protein isoform X1, whose product MEPPSFVSKARTAFHSAAAKAERVLSDLKPDRDSDKESPRNSIDYAGYESPREEGESKLLGNEIIQGSKESKHLGWRPPNIGTKQDWQDRFRNIGLGKKGGEDTEKAEYSSMAVPFYDENMYLLNMKNDTEAKGAEMIPSVESLVSDNILIPPLSVMRQLAIAVEAGKKSKSLKDFLASSGSSSPVRERAGLSLSAVKSLMLREKDEKPSDFVNNEKVLALIRSLFDAEGNFLRWKIDSGSEAVTPASLPRDIHGAPPESLVVKLAEVIGSFRTLKKMTLFWCRVVVELRRLWSEEQYVPSIPLDEIPDLNSCLLYQRLQVMNCCVSRKRRHDIATEKLDLVIREASLHTEESALSKDNPAGPILYARLSTGELVLRLGASSPSGDLTMLETGEPVYSPVTQEGPLLTEDLIKENEEFVLRTGSVGAGCSQLLSDMQAFKAANPGCILEDFVRWHSPPDWTETEPSDEENDSFVGIDVLSTRGYLSSRMQKEGNLWREFWDTSKPVPAVKQAPLFDEDLAVEGILDGLEDISPSELFQQLFVSLLGLGFVIAEAKLSTSSDFSKLFYECKEYVVSSCQSSTWTEKVEELCQVYETVETMLLNPEEALRAMNQPDESTTPSGEPKRRFRRLTLNFGGKDKQLRKTASKDPKNSTSPGSQPFSSFFDNKSSLFSKKPPKPENTSPVEKPSNTVENDWTVV is encoded by the exons ATGGAGCCGCCCTCCTTTGTATCCAAAGCGAGGACCGCCTTCCATTCCGCGGCGGCTAAAGCGGAGCGAGTTCTCTCTGACTTAAAGCCCGATCGAG ATTCTGACAAGGAATCGCCGAGGAATTCGATCGATTACGCAGGTTACGAATCGCCGAGGGAGGAGGGAGAGTCCAAG TTGCTTGGGAATGAAATAATACAGGGCTCGAAAGAATCGAAGCATCTTGGGTGGAGACCACCGAACATAGGGACAAAGCAAGATTGGCAGGATAGATTTAGGAACATTGGACTAGGGAAGAAAGGAGGTGAAGATACTGAGAAGGCTGAGTATTCTTCCATGGCAGTCCCGTTTTATGATGAAAATATGTATTTGCTGAACATGAAAAACGATACTGAAGCAAAG GGGGCAGAGATGATTCCATCAGTTGAAAGCTTAGTCTCAGACAACATTCTGATTCCTCCGTTATCTGTTATGAGACAATTGGCTATAGCTGTTGA GGCTGGAAAGAAGTCCAAGTCATTGAAAGATTTTTTGGCGTCATCAGGGAGTTCCTCACCTGTCAGGGAGAGAGCGGGTCTGAGTCTATCTGCAGTGAAGTCATTAATGCTTCGTGAAAAGGATGAAAAGCCATCTGATTTTGTTAATAACGAGAAGGTCCTAGCGTTGATTCGGTCTCTATTTGATGCAG AGGGGAATTTTCTGAGATGGAAGATTGATTCTGGTTCAGAGGCAGTTACCCCAGCATCTTTGCCTAGAGATATTCATGGTGCTCCTCCTGAAAGCCTTGTTGTTAAGTTAGCTGAAGTCATTGGGAGCTTCAGAACCCTCAAGAAAATGACTCTGTTTTGGTGCAGAGTTGTTGTTGAA CTGAGAAGACTTTGGTCTGAAGAACAATATGTGCCTAGCATCCCCTTGGATGAGATTCCAGATCTGAATTCCTGTCTTTTGTACCAGCGGTTGCAAGTGATGAACTGTTGTGTTTCTAGGAAAAGGCGTCATGATATCGCCACTGAAAAATTAGACCTTGTAATAAGGGAAGCTAGTCTACATACAGAAGAATCCGCTCTTTCCAAAGACAATCCTGCAGGCCCTATTTTGTATGCTAGATTAAGCACTGGGGAACTTGTCCTCCGACTAGGTGCTAGTAGCCCATCCGGCGACCTAACAATGTTGGAAACTGGTGAACCTGTGTACTCCCCTGTGACCCAG GAAGGACCTTTGCTTACTGAAGATCTTATCAAAGAAAATGAGGAGTTTGTGCTTCGAACAGGAAG TGTTGGTGCTGGATGTTCTCAACTCCTCTCTGACATGCAGGCTTTCAAG GCTGCAAATCCTGGTTGTATTTTGGAAGACTTTGTGAGATGGCACTCCCCTCCTGACTGGACAGAGACTGAGCCAAGTGATGAGGAAAATGACTCTTTTGTTGGTATTGACGTATTGTCCACACGGGGCTATCTCAGTAGCCGAATGCAAAAAGAAG GCAATTTGTGGCGTGAGTTTTGGGATACATCCAAACCAGTTCCAGCAGTTAAACAAGCACCCCTCTTTGATGAGGATTTAGCAGT GGAAGGTATCCTGGATGGTTTAGAGGACATATCACCTTCCGAGCTTTTTCAGCAGCTGTTTGTTTCTTTG CTTGGTTTAGGATTTGTAATTGCTGAGGCTAAACTGTCCACGAGCAGTGATTTTTCGAAGCTGTTTTATGAATGCAAGGAATATGTTGTTTCCTCTTGTCAAAGCAGCACCTGGACTGAGAAGGTTGAAGAGCTTTGCCAG GTATATGAAACAGTGGAGACTATGTTACTCAATCCAGAGGAAGCATTAAGAGCAATGAATCAGCCAGACGAATCGACAACCCCTTCTGGCGAACCAAAACGGCGGTTTAGGAGGCTTACCCTCAACTTTGGTGGCAAAGACAAGCAGTTGAGAAAAACTGCATCAAAGGACCCGAAAAACTCAACAAGCCCCGGTAGCCAACCGTTTTCGAGTTTCTTCGACAACAAGTCATCATTATTTTCCAAAAAGCCTCCCAAGCCGGAAAATACATCTCCTGTTGAAAAACCTTCGAATACAGTTGAAAATGATTGGACAgttgtttaa
- the LOC137743463 gene encoding uncharacterized protein, giving the protein MQHDEVIWQVIRHKHCSYMSKIETGIFCRNPYNVTGICNRSSCPLANSRYATIRDHDGVFYLYMKTIERAHMPNKLWERVKLPRNYEKALEIIDKHLMYWPKFLVHKTKQRLTKMTQMRIRMRKLALKTREKIMTTPRKQIKREARREEKAEKAALLDQSIEKELLERLNKNVYGDIYNYPFKQYQKVLDGAEVETAREEEEEEEEEEPEIEYVEGYDELEEEDDIEDFAGLAMDNSHADDDNVGIDEDAEVVARKRGRKESAFTSRKFEKDEPAVKSKKKPRVLVEVEHEDAGARQKTVQ; this is encoded by the exons ATGCAGCACGACGAGGTGATATGGCAGGTTATCCGGCACAAGCATTGCAGCTACATGTCAAA AATTGAAACTGGGATTTTCTGTAGAAACCCCTATAACGTTACCGGGATTTGTAACCGGAGCTCCTGCCCTCTCGCTAATAGTCGATACGCCACCATTCGCGACCATGACG GAGTCTTCTATCTTTATATGAAAACTATCGAGAGAGCTCATATGCCGAACAAATTATGGGAAAGAGTGAAGTTGCCGCGGAATTATGAGAAAGCACTTGAAATCATTGACAAGCATCTG ATGTATTGGCCTAAGTTTCTCGTGCACAAAACAAAGCAACGGCTAACTAAAATGACTCAGATGCGGATACGCATGAGGAAGCTTGCTTTGAAAACAAG GGAGAAAATAATGACAACACCAAGGAAACAGATAAAGAGAGAGGCTAGAAGAGAGGAAAAGGCTGAAAAAGCTGCACTGTTGGACCAG AGCATTGAGAAAGAACTATTAGAACGCCTTAACAAAAATGTTTATGGTGATATATACAACTATCCATTTAAACAATACCAAAAAGTTCTTGATGGGGCAGAGGTGGAGACTGCaagagaagaggaggaggaggaggaggaggag GAACCTGAGATTGAATATGTTGAAGGCTATGATGAACTTGAAGAGGAAGATGATATTGAAGATTTTGCTGGTCTTGCAATGGACAATTCACATGCAGATGACGATAATG TTGGAATCGATGAAGACGCAGAAGTAGTTGCTCGCAAGAGAGGGCGAAAGGAATCTGCCTTTACTTCTAGAAAGTTTGAGAAGGATGAACCTGCTGTCAAATCGAAGAAAAAGCCGAGGGTGCTTGTTGAG GTGGAGCATGAAGATGCTGGTGCTAGGCAAAAAACAGTCCAGTGA
- the LOC137742896 gene encoding uncharacterized protein encodes MVNLAKLDFVALDITGNNYLTWVVDTKIHLEAWNLGETIKEENIASFQDRTKAMIFIHRHLDEGLKSEYLTVEDPLGLWKMKLYGETITDEDMLEKTFSTFHASNVLLQQQHREPEVNAASLEVNATSSGGNNHKRGCSHMRGRWNGKGKNHGVQFHNQVPRYDGNGNWACTCRTPKYLVDLYQASIKEKGVETNFLDHVKPIDIPDPVCYLSGQLNTTYLDVSDFIVERGNEVYRSD; translated from the exons atggtgaacttggcaaagcttgattttgttgccctgGACATTACTGGGAATAACTACCTTACCTGGGTagtggataccaagatccatttgGAGGCATGGAATCTTGGAGAAACAATCAAGGAAGAGAACattgcatcttttcaagatcggacgaaggccatgatctttattcATCGCCACCTTGATGAAGGACTAAAAAGCGAGTACctaacggttgaagatccgttaGGTCTCTGGAAG ATGAAACTTTATGGGGAAACCATCACTGATgaagatatgctggaaaagactttcagcacatttcatgcctcAAACGTGCTCCTGCAGCAGCAGCATAGAGAGCCAG AAGTTAATGCtgcttccctcgaagtgaacgccacatcctctggtggtaataatcataaacgaggatGTAGCCACATGCGAGGACGGTGGAACGGAAAAGGCAAGAATCATGGTGTCCAGTTTCACAATCAGGTTCCAAG GTATGATGGCAATGGAAACTGGGCGTgtacttgtcgtaccccaaaatATCTGGTAGATCTATATCAAGCGTCCattaaggagaaaggtgttgaGACTAATTTTCTTGACCATGTTAAACCAATagatatacctgatccagtgtgttacttatcagggcagttgaacacaaccTACCTAGATGTCTCGGACTTCATTGTGGAAAGGGGGAATGAAGTGTACCGGTCCGATTGA